The genomic region TCGAGCGGTTGCCCAGGGCGCGCGGCCCGAACTCGAGACGGCCCTGGAACCAGGCGACCACCTTGCCGTCGTAGACCATCCGGGCGACGCGCGCGGGGAGGTTGTCGATCATGTCGCCGCGGAGGCCGGCGGCTTCGATGGCGGTCCTGATCTCGGCATCGGTGTATTCCGGCCCGAGATAGGTGTGTTCGAGGCGGGGGCGCTTCGCGTTTCCGAGAACATGGCACCAGAGGTGGCATGCCGCGCCGATCGCGGTTCCGCCGTCGTTCGCGGCGGGCTGGATATGCAGGAACTTGAACGGGGTTTCGCGCAGGATCCGGGCGTTCGCGACGCAGTTCAGCGTGACGCCGCCCGCCATGCACAGCGCGTCGAGACCGGTCTTCCGGTGCAGCAGCTTCGCGAGATGGACGAACACCTCTTCGGTGACGGTCTGGAGGCCCGCCGCGATGCTGGCTTCCTCATACCGGTCGATGATCGAGGTGCGGCGCGGCCCGAGCAGCTTCTCGATGCCGCTGAAATCAGGGGTGCGGAACTTCATGATCGAGTTGTCGACCGTGAAGCCGGTGTCGGTCAGTTGGATGATCTTGCGGAACTGGGCGGCGTAATCGACCCCCGAATCCTCGCCGATCGGGTCGGAAATGCAGGCGTAGCCCATGACCTTGCCGGGACCGCCGTAGACGTCGAAGCCGAGATGTTCCGAGATCTTTTCCCAGACGAAGCCGAGCGAGTTCGGGTAGGGAATCTCGATGAGCGGGGTCAGCTTGTTCCCTTCGCCGATGCCGAGCCAGGCGGTCGTGAACTCGCCGATCCCGTCGATCGTCAGAACGGCGGCCTTTTCATGTCGAGACGTATAGAACGCGCTTCCGGCGTGGCAGAGATGGTGGGGAAGGAAGTGAAACTCGGCCTTCGGGAAGCGGCGCTTCAACTCCGCTGCGGCTTTGTGAAGATGTGCGTGAAATGTGACTTCGCCTTCGGGCGTACCGAAATCGCCGGGCGGAATGCTCTGCTCGCCGAGGTCGCGGTTGGCCGCGAGGCGGGCTTCGGGGTCGAAGGAGAACGCGACGTGATCGACCTGGTCGGGCGTGATGCCGGCATGGCGCAGGGCCCACTCGATCGCTTTGTCGGGGAGCTCGTCGGCGTTGTCGACGCGCGAGCACTTGGCGTGCTTCACCCGATTGAACCGTTCCTCCTCGACCGCGCCGAGGATGACGCCGTCGCGGAGAAGGCAGACGGATGATTCGTGATACGCCGAGTTGACGCCAAGGATAATCGTTCCCATGCTTTGCCGTCCTCCATGATATAATAATAAATATATATATACGCAGGAACGCCGGCATCCCGATCGGGGAACCGGACATCTCAGCGAGCGGAACCACTATACCACCGATGGGGCGTCTCGGACCAATTCTCCGGGCAGGGTCAGCGAAGGTTGTCTTCTATGGCCCGGAATCGGCGGGCGGCGTCGACGAACGTTTCGAAGAGACGGCCGAACTCGGCTCGATCCGGGAGCATCTTCTCGGGGTGGAACTGGACCCCCGTGAAAAAGGGGCCGGACGTCGTTTCGATCGCTTCGACGATGCCGTCGACGGAGCTTGCAGTGATCCGAAGGCTGTTGCCCAGCTTCTTCACCGCCTGGTGATGATACGAGTTCACCTCGACGGTGGGTGATGACAGCAGTTCGGCGAGAAGGCTTTCCGGTTCGATCCGGATGGTGTGCGTGCAGATGGCGGAATGGCCGTCGATCCGCAACCGGTGCGGAACGCCGCTTTCCGATGCCGCCTGGGCCGGAATATCCTGCCACAGCGTCCCGCCGCGGAACACGTTCATGATCTGGTGTCCCCGGCAGATGCCCAAAACCGGGATCCCGCGCTTTTCGGCCGTTTCGAGCGCCGTCAGTTCGAACTCGTCGAAGACGCGGTTCACCTTTTCGAGCTTCGGGTGCGGCCGTTCCCCATACAGCATCGGATCGACGTCGTCGCCACCGGGAATCAGTAGTCCGTCGATCCGCTGAAGACGGGCGGCCGTTTCAGAGGCCGGATCCGACGGCGTGAGCGGAACGATCTCGGCGCCCCAGCTCGAAACCGCGTCCCGATACCGCCGAAGCAGCTGCGGGTCATCAGGATTGGACGGCGAATTCGCCGGCAGCGGCCTGATCGAGAGTATGCCGATGCTGGGAGTTGATCGGGAAATCCCTGATGATGCGTTGCCCACCGGTCCCTGCCGGCAGAAGAAAAAGGCGACGATCAGCAGCAGAATGACTCTCAGATAACCGTTGACGGAACTCCTGGCACTCGAACCGCTCATCGCTCTGTGCTCCGATTGATGGAGGAATGTATTCTTTCAGAGATGTACCACATATCCGCCAGGATGTACAGCGGCAGATGATGAATCGGCAGAACGATGATCGCCCCGGCCGTGGGCCGGGGCGATCGGGCGAAAACCGCGTTTTCTGTCAGTATCCGTAGGTTGCCTGGTGGAGGCTGTTGATCACCTCGAGGCGCTTGCGGGCCATTTCGACCTGGCGTTTATAGGGGGCGATATATTCCTCGATGATCTGCGTGCGCCGGTTCATGATGTCGTGATACCGGTCCATCGCCCGGTCCATCTCGCGGCGGTAGGGTTGGACGTACTCGTCGACGATCTGGGCTCGGTTCCGCATCGTGTAATCGTACCGTCTGCGGTTTTCCTCGACGGTGCGGCGGGCCTGGTCGATCAGTTCGGCCGAGGGCGACGCCTGCGACTGGAGACGCCGGAGTTCCTCTTCTGACCGCTGGACTTCGCGGCGGGCATGCTCGACGCGGCGTTCGTATTCGCGCTCGCCGTCGTACTGGGCCTGGCGATACCGCTGCTCGGCGCGGTCGTAGTCGCTCCGGGCGTCGCGCAGCATGCTCTCGTAGTTGCGCTCGGCCGCTTCCCGCTGCTGATTGAGCATCTCGATCGATGCGTCGTGCTGGCTCCGGGTGCGCGCCACGATGCCGAGGCTGGCAGACTTCGGATCGCCGTTTCCGGCGATGAGCGTGGCGGCCTTGGCGTAATCGGCCTTCGCGCCGTTGAAGTCATACTGGGCGTTCATGACGGCCTTCGACAGATACACGTCGGACAACCGCTGATTGAAGTCGGGGTAATCGCTGAATTTGCCGGGGTAGTTCCATGACTCGAGCTGGGCGAGGGCGGTGAGCTCGGCCGCGTTGCCGTCGATCAGCTCGACGACCTTGAACAGCCACTCGATCGCGTCCTTCATGCGGGTGTCGAGGCGGTAACAGTCGGCGATCTCGAGGAAATTCTCATCGGAGCGGGCCATTCTGAGCAACCACTGGATGGCCTGTTCGTACTCCTTCAGCGCCTTGTAACAGCCGGCGATGCGGCCGCGCACCGTGTCGTCCTGCCGGTCGATCTTGAGGTAATACTCGATGGCCTTCCGGTATTCGCCCTTCTTTTCGAGCGTCGATGCGACGTTGAAGACCATTTCCTGAACCTGCTTTTGAAGGTCCTTCATGTCGGAATACATTGACCTGATCGTCTCCGACGTCTCGGCGATCTGCTTTTCGAGAGCTTTTTTCTTGCTGCCCTGGAAGACGCCGCCGAAGCCGTCGAGCTTGCTTCGCTCGATATACAGCCTGTCGAGTTTGAGCTCGGGCTCGAGCAGTTCGGTCTCCTTCTGGATCAGCCGCTTCTCAAGGGCTTCGATATCGGACGTGTCGGCGGCGAAAAGGGTCGCGGGGACGAACAGAAGACCGGCGGCCAGGATGCTCAAGGTATAGCGTTTGATATTCATCGTTGTCCTTCCTCTCTTTCCCGGTCGTCAGCGCCCGACGTTCACATACAGGTCGCCGAAGTCGGACTCGCTGTAATAGATGGCGTCGCTGCGGGTGCCGCCCGCCGGAACGACCCAGATCTGCGCCTTGGCGTTCTTGAGGCGGAGCTTCTGCTCGCCGCCCACGGACTCGACCTTGCCGAGCTGGGCGATGCGGCTATACTGATTGTCCGCCATCCAGCCGTAGGGGTTTTTCTCGATGACCGTCTGATACCAGGCCAGCGAGCCTTTCTCGGGGGCGTCGCGGGTCGGCTCGACCGTGACTTCGATGCTCTGCTTGCCCCAGAAGCCGCCGGTCGTCAACACCATGACCGCCTTGAGGTCGTTCGCCACCGCGACGCCCTTGTAATTGCGCATCAGGGCTTCGATGACGTATTTGCGACCGGAGACGTAGTAGTTGGTGACCGGCTTGTCGCCGCTCTCGTCGACATACGACGCCATCACCTTGCACTCGTGCCGGTCGAAAATCTCCCTGATCAGCTCGTTGCGGCGGTTTTCCTTGTTGTCGTCGACCGAGAGAACGGCTTCGACGATCGGCATCTGGATGACGACGAGACCGCGCTGGACGGTGCTGAGCAGCAGTTCGGAAGAGGCCGCGCGGCTGGTTTCCGTCGAGGCGACGTCGTTCGCCGCGCGAACGAGTTCGTCGGAAGCCCGGAAATCAGCGACTTTCAGGAATGCCGCGCGTTCTTTCAGCATCTGGATGGCGACGGCGGACGTCTGCGCTTCGAGTTCTCCCTTCCCGGCCGAAAAGGTCTGCGCCGTTTCGAGGGCCGCCTGAAGGTCGCCGGCGTTCTCGATGTCGCCGATCATGCGGCCCAGAGCCTGCTCGCGGCGCTCGGTCTGCGCGGCAACGGTGGTATATGCCTCGCGCGATGCGGCATCCGTCTCGTTCATCGTGTAGGCGGACTGGGCGATTCCCTGGGAAAGATCCTCGAGAGCCGCCTTCATCGCGTCCGCATCGAAGGCCACCGCCGGGGTGACGGCCAGAACGGCCATCGCCGCGACTGTCCAAAAACGTCGGAACATGCTCATCCTCCTCAAAAAGGCCGGAATTCTGAACTCCCTGTATAAAGCAAGAGATATGCCGCAGTGGTGTCCCTCATTGAAGGCTTGTTCCATGATGAACCCGGGCCTCCGGTGTCGATTTTTCGTCACTTTTCCTGCCGGAAATTCAGACATCGCAAGAGAAACGTCAGCGGCGCATGGCCGATCGGGGCATGGTCCGTTCCCTCTTGCATTACAGGTGGGGTGAGGGTATGATTGCGCCCTATCGATCGACGAAAGGAACAATACCGATGCGTCATATTCTCCCTCCTCTCCTGATCGCCGCGGCGTTCGCCATGGTCATTCCCGCACAGGCGGCTCCCAAGGCCGGCACTTCCGCCGCTCCCGCAGCCGCTTCCGAGACGAAAGCCGTGAACCCGATCGTCCTCGCGAACCAGATGATGATCACCGTCATGGAACGGATCAAGGCGGGCAACTACGCCGAAGCGCGCACCGTTGCCAATGACATGGTGTTTGGAAGCGAGAAACTGGTCGACACGCCGAACGCGGTCACCCGGAGCTTCGCAAATCTCATGGGGAAGAAACTCTACGAGAAGATGCTCGAAAAGGAAGGGCGGGGCAACGTCGAGGTGACCTGGACGCAACAGCCCATCGCCGACGGGTATTATTTCCTGGCCATGATCAGCTTCCAGGAGGGGAAACCTGACGAAGCCCTTGAGTTTCTGCAGAAAGCCATCTTCTGGGACCCGGTCCGCGCGGCGTTCTACGTCGAGCGCGGGTTCATGATGCATCACCAGAAATCCCCGGTCGAGACGGCCACGATTTTCATCACGTATCTCAAGGCTCTCGAACTGGCCGACAATCCCCAGGATTTTGCGGCCGCCCTCCGGGGAATAGGCTACCTGTTCGTCGAACGCCGCGACCTGAAGCCCGGCCTCGCCTGCTATCTGCTGTCGCGCAGGCTCGATCCCGACGACAAGACCGCGATCCGGCAGATCGACTACATCCGCGCCCGGTCGCCAGGCCTCGTGAAAGAGATGGATGAAACCAAGGCGGCTGCCATCCTCAAGGCCGCGAATGTGCCCCCCACCTACAACCCTCTCCACGTCCAGGTGCGTCTCGAAATCGCAGATGAGATCAAAGACCCCAAAAAGGCCGCCGAGGCGAAGGCGATCCTGACCGAAGCGCTCAGGCTCGATCCGAACAATCCCGAGATCATTCGCAGGCTCAAGGCCCTGAAGTAAGCCGTTTCAGTTCCAGGAAAACGGCGGCGGAATCCGAAAGGAATCCGCCGCCGTTTTGACGTGCACTCGTCAGGATTTTCCTTTGGCCGCAGATTTTTTTGTCTGTGCGGAGCCGGCCTTTTTCGCATCGCTCTTCGCCGAGGTGGTATCCGCCTTTTGCTTCTCGTCTTTCTTTTTTTTCGGCTTCGAAGGAGGAGTCCACGGAGGATTGTGCTTGCGGCTCTTTTCCTGCGACCACATGTGATCCTGCGCATACTGGATCAGCTCGGCATCAGACAATTCTCCGAAACTGCGTCCAGAGCCGGCGCCGGCCGGGGCGTTGGCGGTCGCCTGGGGGGTGTCCGCCGTTGCGGGCGCTGCGATTGCCGCGGAAGCGGTCGGGGCGACGGGGAGATCGGCAGGCGGGAACAGGGGCTTGGAGGCTTCTTTTCGAGTTCCGCGGTCAGTCTTCTCGCTTGCGGAGGCTTCGTTCTTGTGTTCGCTCCGCGGAACGGCCGGCTTTCTGGGTTTCTTCGCGGGCGCCTTTTGCTTTTCGTCCTGTTCAGGCTCGGTCACGATCGACCCTGGCTCGAACTCCTGGGCGGGCGGCGTCTGGGTCTCGAATTCGGCGGGCGGGGCGACGGTTTCGACCGGCGCGGCGGCAGCGGCCTCTTTCGCTTCGATCCTGCTGCGAATCCGTTCCAGCAGGTTTTTGCCGTCTTCGGTCAGCGCTGATGCCGGAGTTCCTGCCGCGAGCGTGAGAAAACCCGCCAGCAGAAGACCGGAAACTCGAAACTGTGAATTCATTGTTTTTCCTTTCGTCCGTTCACGACCGCCGGACGACAACCCGCCTCGACCGCAAAAGAGCCGGTTCAGGATTGTCCGGAGCGGTCGGAACGGCTTTGTATAAGCCGCCCAAACGCTGATCGATTACAGATGGCTCTGGTCAGCCCGTTGTTTCGCCGAGGCCATTTCGTCGTGATCAACCTTGAAGATCTTCGTCACGACGCGGCCGACGCCGCTGAT from Candidatus Ozemobacteraceae bacterium harbors:
- a CDS encoding gamma-glutamyl-gamma-aminobutyrate hydrolase family protein; this translates as MSGSSARSSVNGYLRVILLLIVAFFFCRQGPVGNASSGISRSTPSIGILSIRPLPANSPSNPDDPQLLRRYRDAVSSWGAEIVPLTPSDPASETAARLQRIDGLLIPGGDDVDPMLYGERPHPKLEKVNRVFDEFELTALETAEKRGIPVLGICRGHQIMNVFRGGTLWQDIPAQAASESGVPHRLRIDGHSAICTHTIRIEPESLLAELLSSPTVEVNSYHHQAVKKLGNSLRITASSVDGIVEAIETTSGPFFTGVQFHPEKMLPDRAEFGRLFETFVDAARRFRAIEDNLR
- a CDS encoding carbamoyltransferase C-terminal domain-containing protein; this encodes MGTIILGVNSAYHESSVCLLRDGVILGAVEEERFNRVKHAKCSRVDNADELPDKAIEWALRHAGITPDQVDHVAFSFDPEARLAANRDLGEQSIPPGDFGTPEGEVTFHAHLHKAAAELKRRFPKAEFHFLPHHLCHAGSAFYTSRHEKAAVLTIDGIGEFTTAWLGIGEGNKLTPLIEIPYPNSLGFVWEKISEHLGFDVYGGPGKVMGYACISDPIGEDSGVDYAAQFRKIIQLTDTGFTVDNSIMKFRTPDFSGIEKLLGPRRTSIIDRYEEASIAAGLQTVTEEVFVHLAKLLHRKTGLDALCMAGGVTLNCVANARILRETPFKFLHIQPAANDGGTAIGAACHLWCHVLGNAKRPRLEHTYLGPEYTDAEIRTAIEAAGLRGDMIDNLPARVARMVYDGKVVAWFQGRLEFGPRALGNRSILADPSRFDIRTKLNAKVKERESFRPFAPSVLVEDVARHLRTPTDLDAAEYMLLALPVKEPRDIQRIPAVVQENGITRVATSRAHVVRPEVNPIYARLLQEMKSLSGIGMVLNTSFNISEPIVCTPSHAIDCFKRSKMDALAIGSYLVKR